The Aptenodytes patagonicus chromosome 27, bAptPat1.pri.cur, whole genome shotgun sequence genome contains a region encoding:
- the LOC143171331 gene encoding zinc finger protein RFP-like, with product MDAKSLNLRLVKEVEGGENFCKEHQETLKLFCEDEERLICVVCNRSKAHRNHSVVPVDEAAQQYKKRTEAEKQKIVTKYKQLQKFLEEQESFLLAQLDTEIMNTHEGILTRLLEETTSLGTLAGEMERICQQPGCELLKDIRTTLRRYAVLLLSKFHHNRAALWQDTRRNHVATGWPFCNTAFGLD from the exons ATGGACG CCAAGAGCTTGAACCTGCGACTGGTCAAAGAGGTGGAAGGAGGGGAGAACTTCTGCAAGGAGCACCAGGAAACCCTGAAGCTCTTCTGCGAAGATGAAGAAAGGCTTATCTGCGTGGTGTGCAACAGGTCCAAGGCTCACCGTAACCATTCTGTGGTTCCTGTGGACGAGGCTGCCCAGCAGTACAAG AAGAGGACAGAAGCTGAAAAGCAGAAGATTGTGACCAAATATAAGCAGCTGCAGAAGTTCCTGGAGGAGCAGGAGTCCTTTTTGCTGGCCCAGCTGGACACAGAGATAATGAACACACATGAAGGAATCCTCACCAGGCTTTTGGAGGAGACCACGAGCCTGGGCACGCTGGCTGGGGAGATGGAGAGGAtatgccagcagccaggctgtgaaCTCCTGAAG GACATCAGAACCACCTTGCGCAGATATGCGGTCCTTCTCCTATCAAAATTTCACCACAACAGAGCAGCTTTATGGCAGGATACCAGGAGAAATCACGTAGCGACGGGTTGGCCCTTCTGCAACACGGCCTTTGGACTTGACTGA